One window of the Cryptomeria japonica chromosome 7, Sugi_1.0, whole genome shotgun sequence genome contains the following:
- the LOC131856493 gene encoding lactoylglutathione lyase-like — protein sequence MASEESSQNVLEWVQNDNRRFLHAVYRVGNLERTIKFYTECFGMKLLRQRDIPEEKYSNAFLGFGPEESHFVLELTSNYGVDKYDIGTGFGVFSIATEDVYKLVEDIRAKGGKVTREPGPAEGGTTVVAYVQDPDGYLFQLIQRGPTPELLCQVVLRIGDLDQSIAFYEKACGMKLLRKKDNPDYKYTVAMLGYAKEEETTVLELIYNYGVTEYTKGNGYAQIALGTDDVYKSAEAICIVTEKLGGKVTREPGPIPGIHTKVTSFLDPDGWKVCNSAFRESKKTALDSSSSLSDQAMKRIVASTSDGHAFWVRKGANALEMKLPAEKIMLWHQRLGQIGEKGLKTLKTKPRRGACRL from the exons ATGGCTTCGGAAGAATCATCTCAGAATGTATTGGAATGGGTGCAAAATGACAACCGCCGCTTTCTCCATGCTGTTTATCGAGTTGGAAACCTCGAGAGAACTATCAA ATTCTACACTGAGTGCTTTGGGATGAAATTACTAAGACAAAGAGACATTCCAGAGGAAAAGTATTCAAATGCTTTTCTTGGATTTGGACCTGAGGAGTCCCATTTTGTCTTGGAACTGACTTCCA ATTATGGAGTTGACAAGTATGACATTGGCACAGGGTTTGGAGTCTTTTCAATTGCAACTGAAGAT GTATACAAGCTGGTTGAGGATATCCGAGCAAAGGGAGGAAAAGTCACAAGAGAACCAGGCCCTGCAGAAGGGGGTACAACAGTTGTAGCATATGTGCAGGATCCAGATGGTTATTTGTTCCAGCTTATTCAAAGGGGCCCGACTCCAGAACTGCTGTGTCAAGTCGTGCTTCGTATTGGAGATCTTGATCAGTCCATCGCATTTTATGAAAAA GCTTGTGGAATGAAACTCTTGAGGAAAAAGGATAACCCTGACTACAAG TATACAGTAGCAATGTTGGGATATGCCAAAGAGGAAGAGACAACTGTGTTGGAGCTAATATATAATTATGGTGTTACTGAATATACCAAAGGCAATGGATATGCACAA ATAGCACTTGGCACAGATGATGTATACAAGAGTGCAGAGGCTATTTGTATAGTTACAGAGAAACTTGGTGGGAAAGTAACCCGGGAACCGGGACCAATACCTGGGATCCATACTAAAGTTACTTCTTTCCTTGATCCTGATGGATGGAAAGTG TGCAATAGTGCTTTTCGGGAGTCCAAGAAGACGGCTCTAGATTCCTCATCTTCATTGTCAGATCAAGCTATGAAGAGGATTGTAGCTTCTACATCTGATGGTCATGCTTTTTGGGTACGTAAGGGTGCCAATGCTTTGGAGATGAAACTCCCAGCGGAGAAGataatgttatggcaccaaagacttggtcaAATTGGCGAGAAGGGTCTCAAAACCTTGAAAACAAAGCCTCGTAGAGGGGCTTGCAgattgtaa